One genomic segment of Vulpes vulpes isolate BD-2025 chromosome 2, VulVul3, whole genome shotgun sequence includes these proteins:
- the TUBAL3 gene encoding tubulin alpha chain-like 3, with protein sequence MWHRGTKRLQIQGVQRCTSYSKNVNQKVEERENERKAIFKKRECLSIHIGQAGIQIGDACWELYCLEHGIQPDGVVLNSKKDQLENANMEHIDASFNTFFCETSAGKHVPRALFMDLEPSVIDGIQAGPRRALFHPEQLVSGKEDAAKNYARGRYSMGSGIIDLVLERIRKLAKQCSGLQGFLVFRSCGGGTGSGFTSLLMEKLSMEYSRKTKLEFSVYPAPRISTAIVEPYNSILTTHSTIEHSDCTFLVDNEAIYDICHHKLGVECPSYASINRLIGQAVSSITTSLRFEGPLNVDLIEFQTNLVPYPRIHFPTTTFAPIISAESAYREELSVCDITAACFDFSNQLVKCNPRLGKYMACCLLYRGDVVPKDVNAAIAAMKSRNSVQFVDWCPTGFKVGINSQPPTVMPEGDLAKVQRAVCMLSNTTAVVEAWARLDHKFDLMYAKRAFLHWYTREGMEEDEFSEAREDLAALEKDYEEMGRSF encoded by the exons ATGTGGCACAGGGGTACAAAGAGATTGCAAATACAAGGTGTGCAGAGATGTACCAGCTACAGTAAAAATGTCAACCAAAaggtagaggaaagagaaaatgagaggaaagcAATATTCAAAAAG AGGGAGTGCCTTTCCATCCACATTGGCCAAGCTGGCATCCAGATTGGGGATGCTTGCTGGGAACTCTATTGCCTGGAACATGGAATCCAGCCAGATGGTGTTGTTCTCAACAGTAAAAAGGATCAGCTGGAAAATGCTAACATGGAGCATATAGATGCATCTTTCAATACCTTCTTTTGTGAGACGAGTGCTGGGAAGCATGTGCCCCGAGCACTCTTCATGGATCTGGAGCCCAGTGTTATAG ATGGCATTCAAGCCGGCCCGCGCCGTGCGCTCTTCCACCCAGAGCAGCTGGTCAGTGGGAAGGAAGACGCTGCAAAAAACTATGCCCGCGGTCGCTACTCCATGGGGTCAGGGATCATCGATCTTGTGCTAGAGAGGATCCGAAAGCTGGCAA AGCAGTGCAGTGGACTTCAGGGATTTTTGGTTTTCCGAAGCTGTGGAGGAGGCACGGGGTCCGGATTTACGTCCCTCCTAATGGAGAAGCTCTCGATGGAATACAGCAGGAAGACAAAACTGGAGTTCTCTGTGTATCCAGCCCCTAGGATCTCCACTGCCATAGTGGAGCCCTACAACTCCATCCTCACCACGCATTCCACCATAGAGCACTCGGACTGTACCTTCTTGGTGGACAATGAGGCCATCTATGACATCTGCCACCATAAACTTGGTGTCGAGTGTCCCTCTTACGCCAGCATTAATAGGCTCATAGGTCAGGCAGTGTCTTCCATCACTACTTCCCTCAGGTTTGAAGGGCCCTTGAACGTGGACCTCATTGAATTCCAGACCAACCTGGTCCCTTATCCGAGAATACATTTCCCCACGACAACCTTTGCACCCATCATCTCCGCTGAGAGTGCCTACCGTGAGGAGCTCTCTGTGTGCGACATCACTGCGGCTTGCTTTGACTTCTCCAACCAGCTGGTCAAGTGCAACCCTCGCCTGGGGAAGTACATGGCCTGCTGTCTTCTCTACAGAGGGGACGTGGTCCCCAAAGATGTGAATGCAGCCATTGCAGCCATGAAGTCCAGGAACTCTGTGCAGTTTGTAGACTGGTGTCCAACTGGTTTCAAGGTGGGCATCAACAGCCAGCCACCCACGGTGATGCCAGAAGGGGACCTGGCTAAGGTCCAGCGGGCCGTGTGCATGCTGAGCAATACCACGGCCGTCGTGGAGGCCTGGGCCCGCCTGGACCACAAGTTCGACCTCATGTATGCCAAGAGGGCATTTCTGCATTGGTACACCAGAGAAGGCATGGAGGAAGATGAGTTCTCAGAGGCCCGGGAAGACTTGGCCGCCCTGGAGAAGGATTATGAAGAAATGGGGCGAAGTTTCTGA
- the UCN3 gene encoding urocortin-3 gives MLMPAYLLLLLLLLPGIPQPGLSQKFHPGKSFFSCINTALWEARRSPLEDAPLLSKRGFPYLPSQDPSSGEDEEKEQEEEDKKKRTFPGFGGANGAVSARYKYLSPAQLKGRLHQDKAKSDRRTKFTLSLDVPTNIMNILFNIAKAKNLQAKAAANAHLMAQIGRKK, from the coding sequence ATGCTGATGCCAGCCtacctcctgctgctgctgctgctgctcccaggAATCCCGCAGCCTGGCCTCTCCCAGAAGTTCCACCCAGGAAAGTCCTTCTTCAGCTGCATCAACACAGCCCTGTGGGAGGCCCGGCGGAGCCCACTGGAAGATGCACCGCTGCTGAGCAAGAGAGGCTTCCCCTACCTGCCCAGCCAAGACCCATCCTCAGGGGAGGatgaggagaaggagcaggaggaagaggacaagaaGAAGAGGACCTTCCCAGGCTTCGGGGGTGCCAACGGAGCCGTAAGCGCCCGGTACAAATACCTGTCCCCAGCTCAGCTCAAGGGGAGGCTGCACCAGGACAAGGCCAAGAGTGATCGGCGTACCAAGTTCACTCTGTCCCTCGATGTCCCCACTAACATCATGAACATCCTCTTCAACATCGCCAAGGCCAAGAACTTGCAGGCCAAGGCAGCCGCCAACGCGCACCTGATGGCACAGATTGGGCGTAAGAAGTAG